One genomic segment of Bacteroides caccae includes these proteins:
- a CDS encoding ATP-binding protein, which translates to MNNTFRIYPIGIQNFEDLRNNNNVYVDKTELIYRLANTNKVYFLSRPRRFGKSLLVSTLDAYFRGRKDLFQGLAMERLEKEWNVYPVLHIDFSMTKYTTMADLNERLNLQLCEWERIYGNAPEEEGYAARFSGIIKRAYQQTGLQVVVLIDEYDAPLLDSNHLPELQNELREEMRKFFSPLKAQGEYLRFLFLTGISKFSQMSIFSELNNLQNISMRDDYSAICGITEQELRTQLKADIEMMAQANGETYEEACLHLKQQYDGYHFSKKCEDVYNPFSLFNAFAQKSYENFWFSTGTPTFLINILQQSNFDIRELDGTTATAEQFDAPTSVITDPLPVLYQSGYLTIKGYDSEFQLYTLAYPNKEVRKGFIESLMPAYVHLPARENTFYVVSFIKDLRAGKLVECLERIRAFFASIPNDLENKQEKHYQTIFYLLFRLMGQYVDVEVKSAIGRADVVVKLHDAIYVFEFKVDGTPEEALEQINSKGYAIPYQPDHRSVVKIGVNFDSTTRTIGDWVIAEE; encoded by the coding sequence ATGAATAATACTTTTAGAATATACCCGATAGGGATACAGAATTTTGAAGACTTGCGTAATAATAACAACGTATACGTTGACAAGACGGAGTTGATATATCGGTTGGCTAATACCAATAAGGTTTATTTTTTAAGTCGTCCCCGCCGCTTCGGGAAAAGTTTGCTGGTTTCCACTTTGGACGCTTATTTTCGGGGAAGAAAAGACTTGTTCCAAGGATTGGCAATGGAACGTTTGGAGAAAGAATGGAATGTCTATCCGGTGCTGCACATAGATTTCAGCATGACGAAATATACCACTATGGCTGATCTGAACGAACGTTTGAATCTTCAACTTTGTGAGTGGGAGCGAATTTATGGGAACGCTCCGGAAGAGGAGGGCTATGCAGCCCGTTTTTCTGGGATAATAAAAAGAGCATACCAGCAAACCGGTTTGCAGGTAGTAGTGCTTATTGACGAATATGATGCACCTTTATTAGACAGTAACCATTTGCCGGAACTGCAAAATGAATTACGTGAAGAAATGCGGAAATTCTTTAGTCCTTTAAAGGCACAAGGAGAATATCTTCGTTTCCTTTTCTTGACGGGAATCAGCAAATTCAGTCAAATGAGTATTTTCAGTGAACTGAATAATTTGCAGAATATCAGCATGCGGGATGATTATAGCGCAATTTGTGGTATTACCGAGCAGGAATTACGTACGCAACTGAAAGCAGATATTGAGATGATGGCACAGGCTAATGGCGAAACCTATGAGGAGGCCTGTTTGCACTTGAAACAGCAGTATGACGGGTATCATTTTAGCAAAAAGTGTGAAGACGTTTATAATCCATTTAGTTTGTTTAATGCATTTGCTCAAAAGAGCTATGAGAATTTCTGGTTTTCTACCGGAACACCTACTTTCTTGATAAACATATTACAGCAGAGTAATTTCGATATCCGAGAATTGGATGGGACTACGGCTACTGCCGAACAGTTTGATGCTCCTACAAGTGTTATCACTGATCCTCTCCCTGTGCTTTATCAAAGTGGCTATCTTACTATCAAGGGCTACGATTCGGAATTCCAACTTTATACTTTGGCTTATCCCAACAAAGAAGTGCGGAAAGGATTTATCGAGTCTCTTATGCCCGCCTACGTACATTTGCCGGCACGTGAAAATACGTTTTATGTGGTTTCTTTTATCAAAGACTTGCGTGCCGGAAAACTGGTTGAATGTCTGGAGAGAATAAGGGCTTTCTTCGCTTCGATTCCCAATGATCTGGAGAATAAGCAGGAAAAACATTATCAGACTATCTTCTATCTTTTATTCCGCTTGATGGGCCAATACGTGGATGTGGAAGTAAAAAGTGCTATCGGACGGGCTGACGTAGTTGTAAAATTACATGATGCTATTTATGTCTTTGAGTTCAAGGTAGATGGTACACCGGAAGAAGCGTTGGAACAAATAAACAGTAAAGGATATGCTATACCTTATCAGCCGGATCATCGAAGTGTTGTAAAGATAGGAGTCAACTTCGACAGTACGACAAGAACTATCGGAGACTGGGTTATTGCTGAAGAATAG
- a CDS encoding BT4734/BF3469 family protein, with translation MKLTLMRDNSGTLTMRTLDITLQIEAMKHETKARPISNLRTSIRHASPDCKLEEAQKLTKVIPAANFRKTTNGTQMTAYNGIVQIEVNHLANRTEVNRVKQEAAELTQTLAAFMGSSGHSVKIWLRFTRPDKSLPKSREEAEIFQAHAYRKAVGLCQPALSYAIELKKPTLDQFCRQTYDPELYYNPDSTVIYMRQPLEMPSDTTYKETVQAENSPFKRLIPGYDSFDTLSALFEVALNKAYHSLSELHPNVHLHSDDDLKPLLVQLAENCFQSGIPEEETARWAIAHFYTQKKEFLIRQTVQNVYLNAKGFGKKSPLSAEQELELRTEEFMQRRYEFRYNTMTTVTEYRERNTFCFCFRPVTNRTRNSIAMNARLEGLNLWDRDVARYLDSDRIPVFNPIEDFLFGVDIRWDGRDRIRELASRVPCNNIHWPDLFYRWFLNMVAHWRHTDRNYANCTVPLLVGPQAYRKSTFCRNLLPTELQPYYTDRIDFSNKRDAELSLNRFALINMDEFDQNRESQQAFLKHIIQKPVVNTRRPHGVATQELRRYASFIGTSNHKDLLTDTSGSRRYIVIAVTGPIDCSPIDYEQLYAQAIHDIYKGERYWFNAEDEKVMTESNQEFQVIPIAEQLFHQYFRAAREDEEEYELLLAIEILEQVQHDSRIRISNCNIIQFGRILQRNQVPSIHAKRGNVYKVVRIKPKRA, from the coding sequence ATGAAACTTACTTTGATGCGGGACAACAGCGGGACATTAACCATGCGAACGCTAGATATTACCCTACAAATAGAAGCGATGAAGCATGAAACGAAAGCCCGCCCGATCAGTAATCTACGGACAAGCATACGTCACGCATCACCGGACTGCAAACTAGAAGAAGCGCAAAAACTGACGAAAGTCATCCCTGCCGCCAACTTCCGCAAAACAACCAACGGGACACAAATGACCGCATACAACGGCATCGTGCAAATAGAAGTAAACCACCTGGCAAACAGGACGGAAGTAAACCGTGTGAAACAGGAAGCAGCAGAACTCACCCAAACCCTCGCAGCCTTCATGGGTTCCAGCGGACACTCCGTAAAAATATGGCTGCGTTTCACACGCCCGGACAAATCACTACCCAAAAGCCGGGAAGAAGCGGAAATATTCCAAGCTCACGCTTACAGAAAAGCCGTCGGCCTGTGTCAACCGGCACTCTCCTATGCCATCGAACTTAAAAAACCGACATTGGATCAATTCTGCCGGCAAACCTACGATCCGGAACTTTATTACAATCCCGACTCTACCGTCATTTATATGCGCCAACCATTAGAAATGCCGTCGGACACCACCTACAAAGAAACCGTGCAAGCGGAAAACTCCCCATTCAAACGGCTGATTCCGGGATACGACAGTTTCGACACCTTATCCGCCCTCTTCGAGGTCGCCCTGAATAAGGCTTACCATTCATTAAGCGAACTTCATCCCAACGTGCATCTCCATTCGGACGATGACCTCAAGCCTCTCTTAGTGCAACTTGCGGAAAACTGCTTTCAGTCAGGCATACCGGAAGAGGAAACCGCCCGTTGGGCCATTGCACACTTCTACACCCAAAAGAAGGAATTCCTGATCCGCCAAACCGTACAAAATGTATACCTGAACGCCAAAGGTTTCGGAAAAAAGTCCCCCTTATCAGCCGAACAGGAACTGGAACTCCGGACAGAAGAATTTATGCAACGCCGATACGAGTTTCGTTACAACACGATGACAACCGTCACCGAATATCGCGAACGAAACACGTTCTGTTTTTGCTTCCGTCCGGTCACCAACCGCACGCGCAACAGCATCGCCATGAACGCACGACTCGAAGGACTCAACCTTTGGGACAGGGATGTTGCCCGTTATCTGGACTCCGACCGTATTCCGGTTTTCAACCCTATCGAAGATTTCCTTTTCGGCGTGGATATCCGTTGGGACGGTCGCGACCGCATCCGCGAGCTTGCTTCCCGTGTTCCTTGCAACAATATCCACTGGCCTGATCTGTTTTATCGCTGGTTCCTGAATATGGTGGCTCATTGGCGCCACACTGACCGCAACTACGCAAATTGCACGGTACCGTTGTTAGTCGGTCCGCAAGCTTACCGGAAATCCACTTTCTGCCGGAATCTGCTACCGACCGAATTGCAACCCTACTACACCGACCGCATTGACTTCAGCAACAAAAGGGATGCCGAACTATCTCTCAACCGTTTCGCACTCATCAACATGGACGAGTTCGACCAAAACAGGGAGAGTCAACAGGCTTTCCTGAAACATATCATTCAAAAACCGGTAGTCAACACCCGCCGTCCTCACGGTGTAGCGACACAGGAGTTGCGCCGCTATGCCTCATTCATCGGCACGAGCAATCACAAGGATTTACTGACCGACACTTCCGGCAGCCGACGTTATATCGTCATCGCCGTAACCGGTCCGATCGATTGTTCTCCTATCGACTATGAACAACTTTACGCGCAAGCCATACACGATATTTACAAAGGAGAACGTTATTGGTTCAATGCCGAAGATGAAAAGGTTATGACCGAAAGCAATCAGGAGTTTCAAGTGATCCCCATTGCAGAGCAATTATTCCACCAATATTTCCGAGCTGCCCGGGAAGATGAGGAAGAATACGAGTTACTTCTCGCCATCGAGATACTGGAACAGGTGCAACATGATAGTAGAATCCGCATTTCCAATTGCAACATTATCCAGTTTGGAAGAATATTGCAGAGGAATCAAGTGCCTTCCATACACGCCAAGCGCGGCAATGTCTATAAAGTTGTCCGAATCAAGCCGAAAAGAGCATAA
- a CDS encoding DUF5689 domain-containing protein: protein MITNNSQEILTIYLKTLMKNLTFLKLFVTTMFVMATALFAGCVDDNDDTEAPRLEVSPKTLVFDTDGTPVEGSQSYFEISANRHWTATVLDDKTWVTLSKMEGDGSDKVQVSIPEGITDEAKVLIQISNKVGVLMKEEVTIRSGNVVPAVVIYNETFGTGDVSSNPDVADYNDWNKTGEGVVDVTYLGEGVSIRNTGKSNIDAYEGASGPNVALFTKTGIFQISKIRLTTDQTNLKLTFGGNYSYKPEGGEWDNTFNIEKFKVALSSNGTEWVPLAYTKNNGDANNPYWILATANFTLKQGINNIYIKFTASSESSSFRLDDITLSTGNGGQEIDLGNTDPAVSTAEATQVNGTSATLGGSVVNMDVASATEVGVQYIEYTGDVTNIDWANVAKTKAQEKVSPWAVAVTGLTSGSQYAVRAYATTSTGDIYGSVETFTASAPEAISIADLVTKIKATTEATPIDNDYIIQGIICGDPEAQNCSYGTLYVMTKGATTAGNALTLYNTTIKPETYSLGDEIKVTLRKESAKMQVYNSAPQISGFDAAEVEKISSGNNVQPVTITVDKLLDFACMPVKIENVTIETAGIWKTEVDKASTHTFKANGSDLTVYINKGASSFNNVAYIAKENGSLTGIAAAYKTSAQLLPRNLEDVKEFEATGPTITSVTPTSLSFPAEGGTKEIDVTVANSESPTFKLSGLTGDIVSATVEGTKITVKANPNPNATTNSQTLTISLVGGNEVEVPITVAGKPSGNETIISLDLTKAENYPADFPTSKLVDTKTYTFGSYEYTFAGSSGNGYYRAKSGSDYYTIIGQKGAYIELPAITDKKLVKVTATTRSNASKAVTVGIADESNVDVVGGAAVLWNQESGMDYTYNLSETAVNTKYRIYVGNAKNAQFVKLVLIYE, encoded by the coding sequence ATGATAACAAACAATTCACAAGAAATATTAACTATTTATTTAAAAACGCTAATGAAAAATCTAACTTTTCTCAAACTGTTCGTTACGACGATGTTTGTAATGGCTACAGCATTATTTGCAGGTTGCGTTGACGATAACGACGACACTGAAGCTCCACGTTTGGAGGTTTCTCCAAAAACGTTAGTATTTGATACCGACGGAACCCCGGTAGAGGGAAGTCAATCTTATTTTGAAATTTCAGCAAACCGCCACTGGACAGCAACTGTACTGGACGATAAAACCTGGGTGACACTTTCCAAAATGGAAGGTGACGGTTCTGACAAAGTTCAGGTGAGTATCCCCGAAGGTATTACAGACGAAGCGAAAGTCCTGATTCAGATTTCTAACAAGGTAGGAGTGCTGATGAAAGAGGAAGTTACGATTAGAAGCGGAAATGTTGTTCCTGCTGTTGTTATTTACAATGAGACATTCGGAACAGGAGATGTTAGTAGTAATCCTGATGTTGCAGATTATAATGATTGGAATAAAACAGGAGAAGGAGTAGTAGATGTTACTTATTTAGGAGAAGGAGTTAGCATCCGCAACACAGGTAAAAGTAACATAGACGCATACGAAGGAGCTTCCGGACCAAATGTTGCTCTTTTCACAAAAACAGGCATCTTCCAAATTAGTAAAATAAGACTTACTACTGACCAAACAAATCTTAAACTGACATTTGGAGGTAATTACTCTTACAAGCCTGAAGGGGGAGAATGGGATAATACTTTTAATATAGAAAAGTTTAAAGTTGCTTTAAGTTCCAATGGAACAGAATGGGTTCCACTTGCATATACCAAGAATAATGGAGATGCTAATAATCCATATTGGATCCTCGCAACTGCCAACTTTACTTTAAAGCAAGGAATCAACAACATATATATTAAGTTTACAGCATCATCAGAAAGTTCTTCTTTCCGTCTTGATGATATCACTCTATCCACCGGCAATGGCGGACAAGAAATTGATTTAGGAAATACTGATCCTGCTGTTTCTACTGCCGAAGCAACTCAAGTAAATGGCACATCTGCAACTCTTGGCGGTTCAGTCGTTAACATGGACGTTGCTTCTGCAACAGAAGTCGGTGTACAATATATAGAATACACCGGAGATGTTACAAATATTGATTGGGCAAATGTAGCTAAGACAAAAGCTCAAGAAAAAGTTTCTCCTTGGGCAGTAGCAGTAACAGGACTCACAAGTGGAAGCCAATATGCAGTTCGTGCATACGCAACAACTTCAACCGGAGATATTTACGGTTCTGTAGAAACCTTCACTGCTAGTGCTCCGGAAGCTATAAGCATTGCAGATCTGGTTACGAAGATAAAAGCAACGACAGAAGCAACTCCTATTGATAATGACTATATAATTCAAGGTATTATCTGTGGCGACCCGGAAGCACAAAACTGCTCATATGGTACATTATACGTAATGACCAAAGGTGCTACTACCGCCGGCAATGCACTTACTCTTTACAATACGACTATCAAGCCTGAGACTTATTCTCTCGGTGATGAGATAAAAGTTACACTGCGCAAAGAGAGTGCGAAAATGCAAGTATATAACAGTGCTCCACAAATCAGTGGCTTCGATGCTGCAGAAGTTGAAAAGATATCTTCCGGCAATAATGTTCAGCCTGTTACTATTACCGTAGATAAACTTCTAGACTTTGCTTGTATGCCTGTAAAAATAGAAAATGTAACTATTGAAACGGCAGGCATTTGGAAAACAGAGGTCGATAAGGCTTCGACTCATACTTTCAAGGCTAACGGAAGTGATTTAACTGTATATATAAATAAAGGTGCAAGTAGCTTTAATAATGTAGCATATATAGCTAAAGAAAACGGTTCACTTACAGGTATAGCTGCTGCCTATAAAACTAGTGCACAACTTCTACCTCGTAATTTGGAAGATGTTAAAGAGTTCGAAGCAACAGGACCGACAATAACGTCAGTAACTCCTACATCATTAAGTTTCCCCGCTGAAGGTGGTACTAAAGAAATTGATGTTACTGTAGCAAATTCAGAGTCTCCAACTTTTAAACTCAGTGGATTAACAGGTGACATAGTATCAGCAACAGTTGAAGGAACAAAAATCACTGTTAAAGCCAACCCTAATCCTAATGCTACTACAAATTCTCAAACTTTGACGATTTCATTAGTTGGTGGAAATGAAGTAGAAGTACCAATCACCGTTGCCGGTAAGCCTTCAGGAAATGAGACTATTATCAGTTTGGATTTAACAAAAGCAGAGAATTACCCCGCTGATTTTCCAACCTCTAAGCTTGTTGATACCAAAACTTATACTTTTGGAAGCTATGAATATACATTTGCAGGTTCATCCGGTAATGGATATTATAGAGCAAAATCTGGTAGCGATTATTACACAATTATTGGACAAAAAGGAGCTTATATAGAATTACCAGCCATTACAGATAAAAAGTTAGTAAAGGTTACTGCAACAACCCGTTCCAATGCTTCTAAAGCTGTAACAGTAGGAATCGCAGATGAATCAAATGTAGATGTGGTAGGTGGAGCAGCTGTTTTATGGAATCAGGAATCAGGAATGGATTACACATATAATTTATCAGAAACGGCTGTTAATACCAAATATAGAATTTATGTCGGGAATGCAAAAAATGCTCAATTCGTTAAGTTAGTACTTATTTACGAATAA